The Prosthecobacter sp. SYSU 5D2 genome has a window encoding:
- a CDS encoding hydrolase, whose product MNDPKTGLKALLRPEDSILVLIDHQPYQFTNLNSHEPTMIVNNVVGLAKAAKVFDVPTILTTVIEERGGYIIKGLQDVFPEQKPIDRTFINTWEDPKVTDLVKKSGRKQLILAALWTEICLAMPAIQALGEGYDVFIVTDASGGVSAEAHDMAVRRMVQAGAVPVTWLAVAAEWQRDWAREKTAAGLSNVLLEHGGGSGVALAWEMQLLAGAQAAKK is encoded by the coding sequence ATGAATGACCCTAAGACCGGCCTCAAAGCCCTCCTCCGCCCCGAAGATAGCATCCTCGTGCTGATCGACCACCAGCCCTACCAATTCACCAACCTGAACAGCCACGAGCCGACAATGATCGTTAACAACGTCGTTGGCCTTGCCAAGGCCGCGAAGGTTTTCGATGTCCCCACCATTCTCACCACGGTGATCGAAGAACGCGGCGGCTATATCATCAAGGGACTTCAGGATGTTTTCCCCGAGCAAAAGCCGATTGATCGCACTTTCATCAACACGTGGGAAGATCCGAAGGTCACTGATCTGGTGAAGAAGAGCGGCCGCAAGCAGCTCATTCTCGCTGCGCTCTGGACAGAGATCTGCCTCGCGATGCCAGCGATCCAGGCGCTCGGCGAAGGCTACGACGTTTTCATCGTCACCGACGCCTCGGGCGGCGTCAGTGCGGAAGCCCATGACATGGCCGTGCGCCGCATGGTCCAGGCTGGAGCGGTGCCGGTCACATGGCTGGCCGTTGCCGCAGAATGGCAGCGTGATTGGGCGCGCGAGAAAACCGCCGCCGGACTCTCCAACGTCCTCCTCGAGCATGGTGGTGGCAGCGGGGTCGCCTTAGCATGGGAAATGCAACTCCTGGCGGGCGCCCAAGCGGCCAAGAAGTGA
- a CDS encoding LysR family transcriptional regulator, translated as MELRHLRYFVAVASHGSFNRAAEILHLTQPPLSRQVKDLEEELGVTLLVRGSNSVKLTEAGEVFYEEAREVLARAEVAVRRVRGETGQEILRVGYTSSITTGIISSVLAEFQAATPRVRI; from the coding sequence ATGGAGCTACGTCACCTCCGCTATTTTGTCGCTGTCGCCTCACACGGATCGTTCAATCGTGCGGCGGAGATTCTGCACCTCACGCAGCCACCGCTCAGCAGGCAGGTGAAGGACCTCGAAGAGGAACTGGGAGTGACGCTCCTCGTGCGAGGATCCAACTCAGTGAAGCTCACGGAAGCGGGTGAGGTGTTTTATGAAGAAGCACGCGAAGTGCTCGCGCGCGCGGAAGTTGCGGTCCGCCGGGTGCGTGGGGAAACGGGCCAGGAGATTTTGCGGGTGGGCTACACCTCTTCGATCACCACGGGCATCATCTCCTCCGTGCTGGCAGAATTCCAAGCAGCCACGCCGCGCGTGAGGATCTAG
- a CDS encoding DUF6268 family outer membrane beta-barrel protein, with amino-acid sequence MLSKASLSIIAALSLAGPLSAAELIDPAAFGFGRPGYMVDTTVIGGQDFDGSIRGSLEVFELRTILPVWSTKVGEGGRIATSLGYNITQLNFDPGDRMDLHNLELQVSYFWNSPTSNWWGLGFVTPGLGTDFNGISFDDFQISALGLLGYKFTETFTIAGGVFASYANDDGTLLPALGFIWNPGNWTLQVTPPFMVLGYKISDPVTVSLSMYPSGGSWDVDRQDGINTVDLSGWQGAASIIWKATDKLSLSLRAGINFAGEFELRDTRERVLVDENLDPAPFGAFNIRWAF; translated from the coding sequence ATGCTCTCCAAAGCCAGCCTTTCCATCATCGCCGCCCTGTCCCTGGCAGGTCCTCTTTCCGCTGCCGAACTCATTGACCCTGCGGCCTTCGGATTTGGCCGCCCAGGTTACATGGTGGATACCACCGTCATTGGCGGGCAGGATTTCGACGGCAGCATCCGTGGCAGCCTGGAGGTCTTTGAACTCCGCACCATCCTCCCCGTGTGGAGCACCAAGGTGGGGGAGGGCGGGCGCATTGCCACCTCGCTCGGGTACAACATCACCCAGCTCAACTTTGATCCGGGTGACCGCATGGATCTGCACAACCTGGAGCTTCAGGTGTCTTATTTTTGGAACTCCCCTACCTCCAACTGGTGGGGCCTGGGTTTCGTCACTCCAGGGCTTGGCACCGATTTCAACGGCATCTCTTTTGATGACTTCCAGATCTCCGCCCTCGGCCTCCTGGGCTACAAGTTTACGGAGACCTTCACCATCGCCGGTGGTGTCTTCGCCAGTTATGCCAATGATGACGGCACCCTGCTTCCGGCTCTGGGCTTCATTTGGAATCCGGGAAACTGGACGCTCCAGGTCACGCCCCCCTTCATGGTGCTGGGGTACAAGATCAGTGATCCCGTGACCGTCAGCCTCAGTATGTATCCCAGCGGCGGCTCCTGGGATGTGGACCGCCAGGATGGCATCAATACCGTGGATCTCTCAGGCTGGCAGGGGGCTGCCTCCATCATCTGGAAGGCCACGGACAAGCTGTCCCTCTCCCTCCGTGCGGGCATCAATTTTGCCGGTGAATTTGAACTCCGCGACACGCGTGAGCGCGTATTGGTGGATGAAAATCTGGATCCGGCCCCTTTTGGTGCCTTCAACATCCGTTGGGCCTTCTAA
- the eda gene encoding bifunctional 4-hydroxy-2-oxoglutarate aldolase/2-dehydro-3-deoxy-phosphogluconate aldolase, with translation MTETYDLLSQQRIVPAVVIDDYRHAKPLSDALVTGGLPVVEITLRTPDSLAALERIIDRRDMIVGAGTVTTLAQFDAAWRLGARFIVTPGFDENILRHGRRRDLLVIPGAVTPTEIMQAQNLGVELIKFFPSHAFGGLSAIEALTGPFPKMKFLPTGGINLENLGAYLKNPNIFACGGTWMVRREWMQEAAWDKVREATAKTVEIVRSLA, from the coding sequence ATGACCGAGACCTACGATCTCCTTTCCCAGCAGCGCATCGTTCCGGCCGTTGTCATAGACGACTATCGCCACGCCAAACCCTTGTCAGATGCCCTGGTTACAGGCGGTCTGCCCGTGGTGGAAATCACCCTGCGTACACCGGATTCGCTCGCCGCGCTGGAGCGCATCATTGACCGCCGGGACATGATTGTCGGCGCGGGCACCGTCACCACCCTGGCCCAGTTTGATGCCGCCTGGCGGCTCGGCGCACGGTTCATCGTCACCCCGGGTTTTGATGAAAACATTCTCCGTCACGGCAGGCGGCGGGACCTGCTCGTCATCCCCGGGGCCGTCACTCCCACGGAGATCATGCAGGCGCAGAACCTTGGCGTAGAACTCATCAAATTTTTCCCCAGCCATGCCTTCGGCGGTCTCAGCGCCATCGAAGCACTCACAGGTCCCTTTCCCAAAATGAAGTTCCTGCCTACCGGCGGCATCAATCTCGAAAACCTCGGGGCCTATCTCAAAAACCCCAACATCTTCGCCTGTGGCGGCACCTGGATGGTGCGGCGGGAATGGATGCAGGAAGCCGCCTGGGACAAGGTACGGGAGGCCACCGCCAAAACCGTGGAAATCGTCCGCTCGCTTGCCTGA
- a CDS encoding FAD-dependent oxidoreductase, producing the protein MKSRPLFALLTALSLSGISSAAEEPFDIVVYGATGGGVAAAVEAGRLGKSVVLIEPQKHIGGMTAGGLGATDIGSKTTIIGLAREFYHRVWKHYQDPAAWKYETRAEYKPKHHDAISDHLETHWFFEPKVADKILTEMLTEAGVKVITGERLQREAGGVEKEGTRIVRITAESGKTFSGKVFIDASYEGDLMAGAGVSHFVGREANSQHGETLNGTRPRYPNEKAVDPYKVPGDPTSGLLPGIEPAPPQETGAADKRVQAYTFRLCLTDAAENRLPVTKPAGYDPLAYEAHLRWILANPKAAIPGKSLFKLTPMPNRKTDSNNHGPFSTDFVGRSAEWAEASYARREQMWQEHADYVQSWLWFLGNDARVPEMVRTETLRWGFPKDEFTDTGGWPFQLYVREARRLTSDYIVTEHDCRRTRLAPDGIMLASYSMDSHATSRFADPEGQLRSEGTFLVKVRPYPVSYRAIVPKEKECTNLLVPVCLSATHAAYGSIRMEPVFMMLGQASAFAAAQAIDGKQSVQSISAEKIRAHLGTAALIAAIRPAGAEDEKPAAKAKVKDPFSEAVLRLKKAQVLDGDLAWLEKMKPGENIDGVKVGGLLIRFAGLTKPVSTVDEALDHLASANLFPDSKGYWRANARAGKTCPAAQVKQLTVRLAGSLPKL; encoded by the coding sequence ATGAAAAGCCGCCCGCTCTTTGCTCTCCTCACCGCCCTCTCGCTCTCAGGGATCTCCTCCGCAGCCGAGGAGCCATTCGACATTGTCGTCTATGGAGCCACTGGCGGCGGGGTGGCTGCCGCTGTGGAAGCCGGACGATTGGGGAAATCCGTAGTCCTCATTGAGCCGCAGAAACACATCGGCGGCATGACGGCGGGCGGACTGGGTGCCACGGACATTGGATCGAAGACCACCATCATCGGGCTGGCGCGTGAATTTTACCACCGCGTCTGGAAGCACTATCAGGACCCGGCGGCCTGGAAATACGAGACACGCGCGGAGTATAAGCCAAAGCATCACGATGCCATCAGTGACCACCTGGAGACGCACTGGTTTTTCGAGCCGAAAGTGGCGGACAAGATCCTCACCGAAATGCTCACCGAAGCGGGCGTGAAGGTCATTACCGGGGAGCGTCTGCAGCGGGAAGCGGGCGGAGTCGAAAAAGAAGGCACCCGCATCGTCCGCATCACCGCCGAAAGCGGGAAGACCTTCAGCGGAAAAGTCTTCATTGATGCCAGCTATGAGGGCGATCTGATGGCCGGTGCCGGGGTCTCTCATTTCGTGGGCCGCGAGGCGAACAGCCAGCATGGCGAGACGCTGAATGGCACCAGGCCACGCTATCCCAACGAAAAGGCCGTTGATCCGTATAAGGTTCCCGGCGATCCAACCAGTGGTCTCCTGCCGGGCATCGAGCCTGCTCCGCCACAGGAAACTGGTGCGGCGGACAAGCGGGTGCAGGCCTACACGTTCCGCCTGTGCCTGACAGACGCCGCCGAGAACCGGCTGCCGGTGACGAAGCCTGCCGGTTATGATCCTCTGGCGTATGAAGCACACCTTCGCTGGATTCTCGCGAATCCCAAGGCAGCGATACCCGGCAAGTCTCTTTTCAAACTCACGCCGATGCCCAACCGGAAGACGGACTCCAACAACCACGGGCCCTTTTCCACAGACTTCGTGGGCCGCAGCGCGGAATGGGCCGAGGCCAGCTATGCGCGGCGAGAGCAGATGTGGCAGGAGCATGCGGACTATGTGCAGAGCTGGCTCTGGTTCCTCGGCAACGACGCACGCGTGCCGGAGATGGTCAGGACCGAGACGCTCCGCTGGGGATTTCCCAAGGACGAGTTCACGGACACGGGCGGCTGGCCCTTCCAGCTTTACGTCCGCGAAGCCCGCCGCCTAACCAGTGATTACATCGTGACCGAGCATGACTGCCGGCGGACCCGGCTGGCACCGGACGGAATCATGCTCGCCTCGTATTCCATGGATTCCCACGCCACCTCGCGCTTTGCCGACCCGGAAGGCCAGCTGAGAAGTGAGGGCACCTTTCTCGTCAAGGTCAGGCCTTACCCAGTGAGCTACCGCGCCATCGTGCCAAAGGAAAAAGAGTGCACTAACCTGCTCGTGCCGGTGTGCCTTTCCGCCACCCACGCGGCCTATGGCTCCATCCGCATGGAACCGGTCTTCATGATGCTCGGCCAGGCCTCTGCCTTCGCCGCCGCGCAAGCCATTGATGGAAAGCAAAGCGTTCAGTCCATCTCCGCCGAAAAAATCCGCGCCCATCTTGGCACTGCCGCACTCATCGCCGCAATCCGGCCCGCCGGTGCCGAGGATGAGAAACCCGCTGCCAAAGCCAAGGTTAAGGATCCCTTCAGCGAAGCCGTCTTGCGTTTGAAAAAGGCCCAGGTCCTGGATGGCGATCTTGCCTGGCTGGAAAAGATGAAGCCCGGCGAAAACATTGACGGGGTGAAAGTAGGCGGACTGCTGATCCGCTTCGCCGGACTTACCAAGCCCGTCAGCACCGTGGATGAAGCCCTCGACCATCTTGCCTCCGCGAACCTGTTCCCCGATTCCAAAGGCTACTGGCGTGCGAACGCCCGCGCCGGAAAGACCTGCCCAGCCGCGCAGGTGAAGCAGCTCACTGTCCGCCTGGCCGGTTCGCTGCCGAAGCTGTAA
- a CDS encoding Dabb family protein encodes MIAYLSLYKLRPEVTEEKQEDMMSRARMSLLRIPEVLTVKTGKRVNPCDPFPWFVYLEVESMDKLAMCLDDPHYIKFRDEVLKPHVAEQEATAFEMEPRKNVKYS; translated from the coding sequence ATGATTGCCTATCTCAGCCTCTACAAGCTCAGGCCGGAGGTTACGGAGGAAAAGCAGGAGGACATGATGTCGCGTGCGCGGATGTCTCTGCTGCGCATCCCCGAAGTACTGACGGTGAAAACGGGGAAACGGGTCAACCCCTGTGACCCGTTTCCCTGGTTCGTCTATTTGGAGGTGGAGAGCATGGACAAGCTAGCCATGTGCCTGGACGATCCCCACTACATTAAATTCCGCGATGAAGTACTGAAGCCCCATGTGGCGGAGCAAGAGGCGACCGCCTTTGAAATGGAGCCGCGCAAGAATGTGAAATACTCGTAG
- a CDS encoding zinc-binding dehydrogenase, whose translation MKVVIIDQFGPPGVMKLIHQPTPDPGDDEVLVRVKAASVNPVDIQTRRGDYKDAIALPARLGVDCAGVIEKVGKDVQGFQVGDEVFYVPRLLANEGSYATHHVEKASIVAKKPETLSFEQAATLPLAAGTAWECLMERGRLKSGDKVLIHGGAGGVGVYAIQIAKFFGAHVVTTSGPHNKEFVEGLGADVSYDYRRESLYEELRHDYPAGFDIILDTVGQKTIENSLSLLAASGRLVSIVDMAVPQNLMSGWLVNAEIHFVFTTQSAKRLAELAKAVDAGGIKPVIERVMKLSDIVLAHELIESGNRKGKIAISIDE comes from the coding sequence ATGAAAGTGGTAATCATTGACCAATTTGGGCCTCCAGGCGTGATGAAGCTGATACATCAGCCCACACCCGATCCAGGTGACGACGAAGTTCTTGTCAGAGTGAAAGCGGCTTCCGTGAACCCTGTCGATATCCAAACCCGAAGGGGAGACTACAAGGATGCCATTGCCTTACCCGCCAGGCTCGGAGTGGATTGTGCAGGCGTGATTGAGAAAGTAGGTAAAGATGTCCAGGGTTTTCAGGTTGGAGATGAGGTGTTCTATGTCCCGAGGCTGCTGGCAAACGAGGGCAGTTATGCAACGCATCATGTCGAGAAAGCCTCCATCGTTGCCAAAAAACCTGAAACGCTTTCTTTTGAGCAGGCTGCGACGTTGCCGTTAGCCGCAGGTACTGCCTGGGAGTGTTTGATGGAGAGAGGGCGCTTAAAGTCGGGTGATAAAGTTCTCATTCATGGCGGGGCAGGAGGCGTCGGTGTGTATGCAATCCAGATTGCCAAGTTTTTTGGAGCCCATGTTGTCACGACATCGGGTCCGCATAACAAAGAGTTTGTTGAAGGCCTGGGGGCTGATGTCAGTTATGATTATCGGAGGGAGTCGTTGTATGAAGAGCTTCGTCACGACTATCCCGCCGGTTTTGACATTATCCTGGATACCGTGGGTCAGAAGACAATAGAAAACAGTCTTTCATTGCTGGCGGCCTCAGGACGGTTGGTTTCAATTGTGGATATGGCTGTGCCTCAAAACTTGATGAGTGGCTGGCTGGTGAATGCAGAGATCCATTTTGTTTTCACAACTCAATCCGCCAAAAGGCTCGCTGAACTTGCAAAGGCGGTCGATGCGGGTGGTATAAAGCCTGTTATTGAACGAGTGATGAAGCTAAGTGACATCGTGTTAGCTCATGAGCTAATCGAGTCTGGAAATAGAAAAGGAAAGATCGCAATCTCCATAGATGAGTGA
- the nagB gene encoding glucosamine-6-phosphate deaminase, whose protein sequence is MSRRTLAESYEHIPTHVFPSSGAAAKALAAEVKTLIEERAKQGKNVVLGMATGSTPVPFYRELIRLHKEEGLSFKNVITFNLDEYYGLSGDHPESYACFMREQIFDHIDIPKANINIPSGLVPGDQVFAHCREYEEKIDAAGGIDFQILGIGRTGHIGFNEPGSSRDSLTRRITLDRVTRQDAAADFRGEENVPHFAITMGVGTILRGKKLVLMAWGENKAEMVAKAVEGQVTEAISASFLQDHPDARFFIDSGASRELTRIKLPWLVGPVSWTPRETRRAVCWQAFKTQRPVLKLTDEHYNEHGLSDLLSEQGPAYQLNIRIFNQLQHTITGWPGGKPNEDDTYRPERATPYPKRVLVFSPEPQDAIVAMGSTIERLVEQGHDVRIVALTSGSLRVADSEADKFAGTLLELAGVVEDSPAWQNQTAYAREVLRLLEEKGEFGEDTPVLRQLKGLILRGELRDAAHACNVGTDHVTFLDLPFYEQGRYRRFKSSAEDVEVLTALLRENKPHQIYTTGDAADPSSVSGICFRVLESAMKACKGEDWAGSTSLWLYRGKEKPLAAHEIDMAVPLSPMQLGRKARALSRYGSLSSLELSSPESNRQNAEHYDALGLPEYEAIETFQRWSRV, encoded by the coding sequence ATGTCCCGCCGCACCCTTGCTGAGTCCTACGAGCACATCCCGACCCACGTTTTCCCCAGTTCCGGTGCCGCTGCAAAAGCCCTGGCCGCCGAGGTGAAGACGCTCATCGAAGAACGGGCCAAACAAGGCAAAAACGTCGTGCTCGGCATGGCTACCGGCTCCACTCCCGTCCCCTTTTACCGCGAGCTGATCCGCCTGCACAAAGAGGAAGGCCTCAGCTTCAAGAACGTCATCACTTTTAACCTGGATGAATACTACGGCCTCAGCGGCGACCATCCGGAAAGCTACGCCTGCTTTATGCGCGAGCAGATTTTCGATCACATTGACATCCCCAAAGCGAACATCAACATCCCCAGCGGCCTGGTCCCTGGAGATCAGGTCTTCGCCCACTGCCGCGAGTATGAGGAGAAAATAGACGCCGCTGGCGGCATTGATTTCCAGATCCTCGGCATCGGCCGTACCGGTCACATCGGTTTCAACGAACCCGGCTCCAGCCGCGATTCCCTGACCCGCCGCATCACCCTGGACCGCGTCACACGCCAGGACGCCGCCGCCGACTTCCGGGGGGAGGAAAACGTGCCCCACTTTGCCATCACCATGGGGGTGGGCACCATCCTGCGAGGGAAAAAACTCGTCCTTATGGCCTGGGGGGAGAACAAGGCCGAAATGGTGGCCAAGGCCGTCGAGGGCCAGGTCACGGAAGCCATCTCCGCCTCCTTCCTGCAGGACCATCCGGATGCCCGCTTCTTCATTGACAGCGGCGCCTCCCGCGAGCTCACCCGCATCAAGCTGCCCTGGCTGGTCGGCCCGGTTTCCTGGACCCCGCGCGAGACCCGCCGCGCCGTCTGCTGGCAGGCTTTCAAGACCCAGCGCCCCGTCCTGAAGCTCACGGACGAGCATTACAACGAGCACGGCCTCAGCGACCTTCTTTCCGAGCAGGGCCCCGCCTACCAGCTTAACATCCGCATCTTTAACCAGCTCCAGCACACCATCACCGGCTGGCCCGGCGGCAAGCCCAACGAGGACGATACCTACCGCCCTGAGCGCGCCACACCGTATCCAAAACGCGTCCTCGTTTTCAGCCCGGAACCCCAGGATGCCATCGTCGCCATGGGCAGCACCATCGAGCGCCTGGTCGAGCAGGGGCACGATGTCCGCATCGTCGCCCTCACCAGCGGCAGCCTGCGCGTGGCCGACAGCGAGGCCGATAAATTTGCCGGCACCTTGCTGGAGCTGGCGGGTGTCGTCGAAGACAGCCCTGCCTGGCAAAACCAGACCGCCTACGCACGGGAAGTCCTCCGCCTGCTGGAAGAGAAGGGTGAATTCGGCGAGGACACACCCGTCCTCCGCCAGCTCAAAGGCCTCATCCTGCGCGGCGAGCTGCGTGATGCCGCCCACGCGTGCAATGTCGGCACGGACCACGTTACCTTTCTGGACCTGCCCTTTTATGAGCAGGGCCGTTACCGCCGCTTCAAAAGCAGTGCGGAGGATGTCGAAGTCCTCACCGCCCTGCTGCGCGAAAACAAACCTCACCAGATCTATACCACTGGCGATGCCGCCGATCCCAGCAGCGTCTCCGGCATCTGTTTCCGCGTCCTCGAAAGCGCCATGAAAGCCTGCAAAGGCGAGGACTGGGCCGGCAGCACCAGCCTGTGGCTGTATCGCGGCAAGGAAAAACCCCTGGCCGCGCACGAAATTGACATGGCCGTGCCCCTCAGCCCCATGCAGCTCGGCCGCAAAGCCCGCGCCCTTTCACGCTACGGCTCCCTGTCCAGCCTCGAGCTTTCCTCCCCGGAATCCAACCGCCAGAACGCCGAGCATTACGATGCCCTCGGCCTGCCGGAATACGAAGCCATTGAAACCTTCCAGCGCTGGAGCCGGGTCTAA
- a CDS encoding serine hydrolase domain-containing protein — MKRRHFIHSSLTACLSSRVFGSLQQERFDEASDILARATVNGGISTAVLHVNQRGNSFTRAFGQAPSEQAMFLLGSISKPVCVTALMSLFERGEFKLDDPLKKFIPQFTGGGSDDVTIQHLLTHLSGLPDQLVANNELRSKHAPLAEFIEHAIRTPLGFAPGSQYQYSSMGILLATHVAEILSGTDILTLVDRTVLRPLRMEHSAQGLGHFKLGDMVQCQTDRAAPESGGGDPAAKNWDWNSEYWRKLGAPWGGTHASAPDVAAFLAEFLNEAGAAVKPETARLMVANHNPPGMTPRGLGLSVGPAAGIVGCSEKTFGHTGSTGTIAWADPATRTICVVLTSLPARSVNPHPRDLAANAVAAAMVR; from the coding sequence ATGAAACGACGCCACTTTATCCACAGCAGCCTGACGGCCTGCCTGAGCTCCCGTGTGTTCGGCTCCCTGCAGCAGGAGAGGTTCGACGAAGCATCCGATATCCTGGCACGCGCGACCGTGAATGGCGGGATAAGCACCGCCGTGTTGCATGTGAACCAGCGGGGAAATTCGTTCACGCGGGCGTTCGGCCAAGCTCCATCGGAACAGGCCATGTTTCTCCTGGGCTCGATCTCAAAGCCGGTCTGCGTCACCGCGCTGATGTCGTTGTTCGAGCGGGGCGAGTTCAAGCTGGACGATCCGCTGAAAAAGTTCATTCCGCAGTTTACCGGCGGCGGGAGTGACGATGTGACGATCCAGCACCTGCTCACCCACCTCTCCGGATTGCCGGATCAGTTGGTGGCTAACAATGAGTTGCGCAGCAAGCACGCCCCGCTCGCGGAGTTCATTGAGCACGCTATTCGTACTCCCCTGGGTTTTGCCCCCGGTTCCCAATATCAGTACTCGAGCATGGGGATTCTGCTCGCCACACATGTGGCAGAGATCCTCAGCGGCACGGATATCCTCACCCTTGTTGATCGCACGGTGCTCCGGCCGCTGCGCATGGAACATTCGGCGCAGGGGCTCGGCCACTTCAAACTCGGAGACATGGTGCAATGTCAGACCGATCGCGCAGCACCCGAATCCGGCGGCGGTGATCCCGCGGCGAAGAATTGGGATTGGAACAGCGAGTATTGGAGAAAGCTGGGCGCACCCTGGGGCGGCACCCATGCCTCCGCGCCGGACGTGGCGGCATTCCTCGCGGAATTTCTCAACGAGGCGGGCGCTGCAGTGAAACCTGAGACGGCACGCCTGATGGTCGCGAATCACAATCCACCCGGCATGACTCCACGCGGCCTGGGGCTGAGCGTCGGCCCGGCGGCAGGCATCGTCGGATGCTCGGAAAAAACGTTCGGGCACACCGGCTCCACCGGAACGATTGCCTGGGCAGATCCGGCCACGCGCACGATCTGTGTCGTGCTGACGTCGTTGCCCGCCCGGTCCGTAAATCCTCATCCGCGGGATCTCGCCGCGAATGCCGTCGCGGCCGCCATGGTCAGGTGA
- a CDS encoding LysR substrate-binding domain-containing protein, which produces MADLSSREINEMAGEGRLDLVISPKIAFANGIPGFQWTELHRLPPVLVLPARHPLAKLKRIPVERVNELRLVGLAKENYPEYVTSARELLKPFGISPRFISLVNDNFSTLFVELEAQNAAAILIEGIAGILPQTLVARPFVQKLPSVPIVMGLPALRPKPHAERFTRLLIDKARSQ; this is translated from the coding sequence CTGGCCGATCTTTCATCGCGAGAGATCAATGAAATGGCTGGCGAAGGCCGGCTCGACCTTGTGATCAGTCCTAAAATTGCCTTCGCGAACGGGATTCCGGGATTTCAATGGACCGAGCTGCATCGCCTGCCGCCTGTGCTGGTCCTGCCGGCGAGGCATCCATTGGCGAAGCTGAAGCGCATCCCCGTCGAGCGAGTGAATGAATTGCGGCTGGTGGGTCTGGCGAAGGAAAACTATCCCGAATATGTGACGAGCGCGCGCGAGCTGCTGAAACCCTTTGGCATCTCGCCACGATTCATTTCACTGGTGAACGATAACTTCTCCACGCTTTTTGTGGAGCTGGAAGCACAAAATGCTGCGGCCATTCTCATCGAGGGGATCGCGGGTATCTTGCCGCAGACTCTGGTCGCCAGGCCGTTTGTGCAGAAGTTGCCCAGTGTCCCGATTGTGATGGGGCTCCCTGCTTTGCGCCCCAAGCCTCATGCTGAGAGGTTCACTCGTTTGCTGATTGATAAAGCGCGGAGCCAGTAG
- a CDS encoding Ig-like domain-containing protein, producing the protein MGSTRHEDGVLRFEPALPLIAGQVYQLLWHDEAGKQVTYTTALEAAQLTRPAVALRPQGVPLPANALKLYLHFSQPMEQGVFLEKLRLTDASGNEIHGPFRETELWSPDGKRLTVWFHPGRQKTGVNLNEDEGPVLIEGGHYTLHVAASWRSVHAVPLGNHESFPLTVGPADHSSPQPAEWKLDLPHSHTLEPLKITFDEPLDTAMLTSALTVRPIGSDADMILHPTVLRTGTHWSAKPDQPWQPGSYELRMDPLLEDLAGNSLVKPFETDVTEPAIPRPQPVISRKFTLP; encoded by the coding sequence ATGGGCAGCACCAGGCATGAGGACGGTGTCCTCCGTTTTGAACCTGCGCTGCCGTTGATCGCCGGGCAGGTTTATCAGTTGCTGTGGCATGACGAAGCCGGGAAACAGGTCACCTACACCACAGCGTTAGAAGCCGCCCAACTCACCCGGCCTGCCGTCGCCTTGCGGCCTCAAGGCGTGCCTCTGCCAGCCAATGCGCTGAAACTCTACCTCCACTTCAGCCAGCCCATGGAGCAAGGGGTATTCCTCGAAAAGCTCCGCCTCACCGATGCCTCTGGAAACGAAATCCACGGCCCGTTTCGTGAAACCGAACTGTGGTCGCCCGATGGCAAAAGGCTGACCGTCTGGTTCCATCCCGGCCGCCAGAAAACCGGAGTGAACCTGAACGAGGACGAAGGCCCCGTCTTGATCGAGGGCGGTCATTACACTCTCCACGTAGCCGCCTCCTGGCGAAGCGTGCACGCAGTGCCTCTGGGCAATCATGAATCGTTTCCTCTCACCGTCGGCCCTGCCGATCACTCAAGCCCGCAGCCTGCCGAATGGAAGCTGGACCTGCCTCACTCCCACACCCTGGAGCCGCTCAAAATCACCTTTGATGAACCGCTGGATACCGCCATGCTCACCAGCGCCCTCACGGTGCGGCCCATCGGCTCAGATGCGGATATGATCTTGCACCCCACCGTTTTGCGGACGGGCACGCATTGGAGTGCTAAGCCAGATCAACCCTGGCAGCCCGGCAGCTACGAGCTGCGCATGGATCCCCTTCTTGAAGATCTCGCCGGCAACAGCCTGGTCAAGCCCTTCGAGACCGACGTCACGGAACCTGCCATACCCCGGCCACAGCCTGTCATCTCCCGCAAGTTCACCCTCCCGTAA